The Acropora muricata isolate sample 2 chromosome 4, ASM3666990v1, whole genome shotgun sequence genome contains the following window.
CAAGAGGCAGCATTACATTGACGTTTACCCAAAACCTACCGACACCCACCCATACCTACACTGGACTTCGGCTCATCCACCCCATCTGAAGCACAGCATACCGTATAGCCAGGCGCTAAGACTTAGGAGAATTTGTTCATCCACAGTGACacttttttatagtttttttttttttattttgtctatTAGATATCCATGTTTCGTTCTTATCAGCCGCCAAGTCCACCGTACCATCAGAAGGTGACAGTAGTTTCTTAGTTTCTGATATTTATCACTTTGTTACAGTATATCATTTATGGGATAATCGTTAGTTGATAAAGAGCAACATTACCATCTAGGGCGTCAAAGATCTTGAATTGTCTTCTCCCTCTTTTTTATCAAAAGGTTGTTGTCAGATTACGGTCAGCTTCTGTCCTCTTGATCCAGTGCCTGTAAATGTTCAAGTCAGGTAAGATTGCTAACAAACAGTGGTGTTCATGCGCTGAGAAAGTACACTCAGGCATTTAATTGCTTATCcgaaaaataataactttttgTGTATCCAAAAGTGTGCATGAACATTTTATTGCTATTGCTAAACAGCTTCTCATGTATTGCAAAGGAGCCGAGGAAATGAAAACCActcattttcaacaattcctgttttttttacGGCGGGTTTTCCTCTGTTTTCAGGGCAATTTTCTGTGACGAGAACGGAATGACATGCGCGATGGACTTAGATCAGTTATCGGTGAACTTTTGCGATTTGTTTCATCCTCTTCGCATTCCTGATAATTTTAAGGTATAGTTTGGATGCTCCTTCCCATATTTATATACGTTGGATTATTTGAAATTATGTTGAAATGTTTGCAAGCAACACTCAACATTATATTTGAGGCCAGCGATCGGGTGTAATTACCTTGCTTCACTCGTGTTGCCTGGTACACTGTCATTGACACCACACACGCTTACTTATTTTTGGCACTTTTCATTTTTGgccattcctttcagtttaCTTCTCACTGTCTTTCCATGAAGAAAAGTAATAACTTAGACTTCCATTGTCTTATTGTTCACTTTTCAATACCTCTATCTTAAAGCTTTTGCTTCAAATGTAATATGTTAGGTACAATAAAACATGTTGTTGTAAcagttgttattgttgtcaGACGAATCCACCGTTAGTCAGTAAGGGGGAGCTTTTCGCTGTCTTATGGGATTACATGACGCAGGTCGAACGAACAAGGTATGCCTGGCTAAAACAACCGTCAAAAAATGAAAGGCTTTGTGTTGAACAATTAAACCGGACTGAGATTTCTCGAACATCTCTAAAGTCTCCTTTCTTCTCGTCATATCTCAATTATTCGGCAGTGCACATGAGAAAATTATGTTTAGTGTACTCTAACAAAAAGCTCGAACCTCTAAATGAGGAAGGCATCTGCTTCTAAACAGTTTTCTGCCAAAGACCATAGTATATCTTATAGTCTTGTTTCCCGTAATCCATTAACGGTCTCTGCCACATGGACAAACCAATGACACGAGTCTCCcgccccctcccccccttccTTGTATTTTGGATCTTAGAATTGCACTTTGCTCTCGCAAACTGTAAACTTAACATCAGTTTTGAATCTCTCCCCTTTATCTAATTTTTACATATGGTTTTTTAATTCGTCCTGTTTACCGCATTTTCAGTGCAAACCTCACAGGGACTGGAGCCGAGTCTATCTTCTGTCTCTCTGTTGAATGGAGCAAAATGGGAGGGATCCTTGAAGAACATTT
Protein-coding sequences here:
- the LOC136914950 gene encoding AP-5 complex subunit beta-1-like produces the protein MTCAMDLDQLSVNFCDLFHPLRIPDNFKTNPPLVSKGELFAVLWDYMTQVERTSANLTGTGAESIFCLSVEWSKMGGILEEHLLAFVTSASDDEVRLGIFLPPLQHLLLKFRPLNQTTVVSIASDDWRLLQLIESYLLQFEQTAVQ